In Argopecten irradians isolate NY chromosome 11, Ai_NY, whole genome shotgun sequence, one DNA window encodes the following:
- the LOC138335584 gene encoding fibrinolytic enzyme, isozyme C-like codes for MPTGGDFAGQSCTITGWGRTSGGAPLPDILQKATTTVLSNADCAEIWGADSINDGHVCVYTNGTNGACNGDSGGPLTCDGVLVGVTSWGAVGCDTSLPSVYTRITHFLDFINES; via the exons ATGCCGACCGGCGGGGACTTCGCTGGACAATCATGTACAATTACTGGCTGGGGCCGCACCTCCGGGGGAGCAC CACTACCAGATATTCTTCAGAAAGCCACCACGACGGTGTTGAGTAACGCGGATTGTGCCGAAATCTGGGGTGCTGACAGTATAAACGATGGTCATGTTTGTGTATACACCAACGGCACCAATGGAGCATGCAAT GGAGACAGTGGTGGACCGCTGACCTGCGATGGCGTGTTGGTGGGAGTGACGTCATGGGGAGCTGTCGGATGTGATACGTCATTACCTAGTGTTTACACTAGAATTACACACTTTCTCGACTTTATCAATGAGTCATAA